In Rahnella aquatilis CIP 78.65 = ATCC 33071, one DNA window encodes the following:
- a CDS encoding prepilin peptidase-dependent protein has translation MPVNMARCQGFTLPEVMIAMGIGSMLMLSAAQIYPLMRQRSQSLGWHYQLEQLLRQTTFAIGKDIRRAGFCNGNCEGKSFIIGNAAGEAASSCIIVIYDLNRNGIWDKAGTSESEYFGYRLRQGGIEIQRGADDCGGSGWEKLLDPAEVNVTRFTVTEVAETVSGRLYSLQLEAHWSKNSFIRRQVTEMVAGHVL, from the coding sequence ATGCCAGTGAATATGGCCCGCTGTCAGGGATTCACACTGCCTGAAGTCATGATTGCCATGGGAATTGGCAGCATGCTGATGCTCAGTGCCGCGCAAATCTATCCGCTTATGCGCCAGAGAAGCCAGAGTCTTGGCTGGCATTATCAGCTCGAACAACTGTTGCGCCAGACCACTTTTGCTATTGGCAAAGATATCCGCCGGGCCGGCTTTTGTAACGGAAACTGTGAGGGTAAATCTTTCATCATCGGCAACGCTGCCGGCGAGGCGGCCAGCTCCTGCATCATTGTTATCTATGATCTTAACCGTAACGGAATATGGGATAAAGCCGGTACGTCGGAGTCTGAATACTTTGGTTATCGTTTACGGCAGGGCGGTATTGAAATTCAGCGCGGCGCAGATGATTGCGGCGGTTCGGGCTGGGAAAAACTTCTTGACCCTGCTGAAGTCAACGTGACCCGGTTTACGGTTACAGAGGTCGCAGAAACTGTCTCCGGCCGACTGTATTCTCTGCAACTGGAAGCCCACTGGAGTAAAAATTCTTTTATCCGCCGTCAGGTCACCGAGATGGTCGCAGGCCATGTTTTATGA
- a CDS encoding YgdB family protein, with translation MILSILVMMGLGLIALNSLQQQLSAGLALTSNQHRYAVAWENAASALVWGIGQPWSDSHDSYWQCRDVAAGIIVSGSGRACARPSLRQDIFLVRGEGRMAEGNEPVMQYQQVSINKQADGDLIFSPLKQGWLDFCPESDEQICNE, from the coding sequence ATGATCCTGAGTATTCTGGTGATGATGGGATTAGGGTTAATTGCTCTAAACTCTTTGCAACAGCAACTTTCCGCCGGACTTGCGCTCACGTCAAATCAGCATCGCTATGCTGTTGCCTGGGAAAATGCGGCTTCAGCATTGGTATGGGGCATAGGGCAGCCATGGAGCGACAGTCATGATTCTTACTGGCAGTGCCGGGATGTGGCGGCAGGGATCATTGTTTCAGGAAGTGGCAGGGCGTGTGCCCGGCCTTCGCTGCGTCAGGATATCTTTCTGGTTCGTGGTGAAGGTCGAATGGCTGAAGGCAATGAGCCTGTCATGCAGTATCAGCAAGTCAGTATCAACAAGCAGGCTGACGGGGATCTGATTTTTTCACCGCTGAAACAGGGATGGCTGGATTTTTGTCCTGAGAGTGATGAGCAGATCTGCAATGAATAA
- the thyA gene encoding thymidylate synthase, translated as MKQYLDLMQKVLDEGTPKADRTGTGTLSIFGHQMRFNLQDGFPLVTTKRCHLRSIIHELLWFLKGETNIAYLRENNVSIWDEWADENGDLGPVYGKQWRAWGAADGRQIDQLASVVEQLKKDPDSRRIIVSAWNVGELDQMALAPCHAFFQFYVADGKLSCQLYQRSCDIFLGLPFNIASYALLVHMMAQQCDLEVGDFVWTGGDTHLYSNHMEQTHLQLTREPRALPKLVIKRKPASLFDYNFEDFEIEGYDPHPAIKAPVAI; from the coding sequence ATGAAACAGTATCTGGATTTAATGCAGAAAGTGCTTGATGAGGGCACCCCTAAAGCCGACCGTACCGGTACGGGCACGTTGTCGATTTTTGGTCATCAGATGCGTTTCAACTTGCAGGACGGTTTTCCGCTGGTCACCACCAAACGCTGTCACCTGCGCTCAATCATTCATGAACTCCTGTGGTTCCTGAAAGGCGAGACTAACATCGCCTATCTGCGTGAAAATAATGTCAGCATCTGGGATGAGTGGGCTGACGAAAACGGCGACCTCGGCCCGGTTTATGGCAAGCAATGGCGTGCCTGGGGCGCGGCTGATGGCAGGCAAATCGACCAATTGGCAAGCGTGGTTGAGCAACTGAAAAAAGACCCTGATTCACGCCGCATTATCGTGTCGGCGTGGAATGTGGGTGAACTGGATCAGATGGCGCTGGCACCCTGCCATGCTTTCTTCCAGTTCTATGTGGCCGACGGAAAACTGTCTTGCCAGTTGTATCAGCGTTCGTGCGACATCTTCCTTGGTCTGCCGTTTAACATCGCCAGCTACGCGCTGCTGGTGCATATGATGGCACAGCAGTGTGATCTGGAAGTCGGTGACTTTGTCTGGACCGGTGGTGACACGCATCTGTACAGCAACCATATGGAGCAGACACATCTGCAACTGACACGTGAGCCTCGTGCATTGCCAAAACTGGTGATTAAACGCAAACCGGCCTCCCTGTTTGATTACAACTTCGAAGATTTCGAGATTGAAGGGTACGATCCGCACCCCGCAATCAAAGCGCCTGTGGCGATCTGA
- the lgt gene encoding prolipoprotein diacylglyceryl transferase yields MSNSYLAFPQFDPVIFSIGPVSLHWYGLMYLVGFVFAMWLAVRRANKPGSGWTKDEVENLLYAGFLGVFLGGRIGYVFFYNLPLFLDNPLYLFKVWDGGMSFHGGLIGVIVVMLIFAHRTKRNFFQVSDFIAPLIPFGLGAGRLGNFINGELWGRVTTDVPWAMLFPGSRQEDIAIAAADPKWQPLLNQYGVLPRHPSQLYELLLEGVVLFIILNVFIRKSRPMGAVSGLFLIGYGLFRIIVEHFRQPDAQLGLFDGIISMGQVLSIPMVVIGLIVMVWAYRRPQKQLS; encoded by the coding sequence ATGAGCAACAGCTATCTGGCGTTTCCCCAGTTTGATCCGGTGATTTTCTCAATCGGACCGGTATCTCTTCACTGGTACGGACTGATGTACTTAGTCGGTTTTGTCTTCGCGATGTGGCTGGCGGTACGCCGTGCCAATAAGCCAGGCAGCGGCTGGACAAAAGATGAAGTTGAAAACTTACTGTACGCCGGTTTCCTGGGGGTATTCCTCGGTGGTCGTATCGGTTACGTTTTCTTCTACAACCTGCCTTTATTCCTCGATAACCCGCTTTATCTTTTCAAGGTCTGGGATGGTGGCATGTCTTTCCACGGCGGCCTGATTGGCGTGATCGTGGTCATGCTGATTTTTGCCCATCGTACCAAACGCAACTTCTTCCAGGTTTCGGACTTTATCGCTCCGCTGATCCCGTTTGGACTTGGCGCAGGCCGTTTGGGTAACTTCATCAACGGTGAACTGTGGGGTCGTGTGACCACAGATGTGCCATGGGCGATGCTGTTCCCGGGCTCACGTCAGGAAGATATCGCAATTGCGGCTGCTGACCCTAAATGGCAACCTCTGCTGAACCAGTACGGCGTATTGCCACGCCATCCTTCCCAGCTGTATGAACTGCTGCTCGAAGGCGTCGTGCTGTTCATCATTCTGAACGTATTCATCCGTAAATCACGCCCGATGGGCGCGGTGTCAGGCTTGTTCCTGATCGGATATGGCTTATTCCGCATCATCGTTGAACATTTCCGCCAGCCGGATGCACAGCTCGGCCTGTTCGACGGGATCATCAGCATGGGGCAGGTTCTGTCCATTCCAATGGTGGTCATTGGCCTGATTGTGATGGTCTGGGCATATCGCCGTCCGCAGAAACAATTGTCGTGA
- the ptsP gene encoding phosphoenolpyruvate--protein phosphotransferase has translation MLTRLREIVEKVAMASSLNDALDVLVNETCLAMDTEVCSVYLADNDRRCYYLMATRGLKKPRGRTITLAFDQGIVGLVGRLAEPINLADAQSHPSFKYIPAVKEDLFRSFLGVPIIHRRQLLGVLVIQQREHRQFDESEESFMVTLATQLAAILSQAQLNVLYGRFRQTRVRALAASPGVAIGIGWQDSSQPSLDHVYMASTLDTVRERERLTRALEDAGAEFRRFSKRFAASAQKESAAIFDLYSHLLNDARLKRELFAQIDQGAVAEWAVKKVVEEFAAQFASLQDTYLRERGSDLRALGQRLVFHLDDTIQGNTQWPERFILVADELTATLLAEMPQDRLAGVVVRDGAANSHAAILVRAMGVPTIMGADIQPALLSQRQLIVDGYRGELLIDPEAVLVTEYKRLISEEMELSQKAEDDVEQPAALKSGERVKVMLNAGLSADHEKLFGSRVDGVGLYRTEIPFMLQSGFPSEEEQVAQYQGMLQLFPQKPVTLRTLDIGSDKQLPYMPISEENPCLGWRGIRITLDQPEIFLIQVRAMLRANAATGNLGILLPMVTSLEEIDEARRLIDRAGREVEEQLGYALPHTRLGVMIEVPSMVFMLPALAGRVEFISVGTNDLTQYLLAVDRNNTRVAGLYDSLHPAMLRVLKQIVTTAEVAGLDVSLCGEMAGDPMGALLLTGMGFRNLSMNGRSVARVKYLLRRIELHDAEELASRVLQAHFTTDVRHMTAAFMERRGLGGLIRGGK, from the coding sequence ATGCTCACGCGTTTGCGAGAAATTGTTGAAAAGGTAGCAATGGCGTCCAGCCTTAATGATGCGCTGGACGTACTGGTCAATGAAACCTGCCTGGCGATGGACACGGAAGTGTGTTCCGTCTATCTCGCTGACAATGACCGTCGTTGTTATTATCTGATGGCGACGCGAGGTTTGAAAAAACCTCGCGGGCGGACTATTACGCTGGCCTTTGATCAGGGGATTGTCGGTCTGGTAGGGCGTCTGGCTGAGCCCATCAACCTTGCTGATGCGCAGAGCCATCCCAGCTTCAAATATATTCCTGCCGTAAAAGAAGATCTTTTCCGATCCTTTCTGGGTGTGCCGATCATTCACCGTCGTCAGCTGCTGGGCGTGCTGGTTATTCAGCAACGCGAACACCGGCAGTTCGACGAAAGTGAAGAGTCGTTTATGGTCACACTCGCCACTCAGCTGGCGGCGATCCTTTCTCAGGCACAGCTTAATGTGCTTTACGGGCGCTTTCGCCAGACGCGCGTTCGTGCGCTTGCTGCATCGCCGGGGGTGGCCATCGGTATTGGCTGGCAGGACAGCTCACAACCTTCGCTCGATCACGTTTATATGGCGTCTACGCTGGATACCGTGCGTGAACGCGAACGTCTGACCCGCGCTCTGGAAGACGCCGGTGCAGAGTTCCGCCGTTTCAGTAAACGGTTTGCAGCGAGTGCGCAGAAAGAAAGCGCGGCGATTTTTGACCTTTATTCTCACCTCCTTAATGATGCGCGGCTCAAGCGCGAACTGTTCGCCCAGATAGATCAGGGCGCAGTCGCAGAGTGGGCAGTCAAAAAGGTCGTAGAAGAGTTTGCGGCGCAGTTTGCCAGCTTGCAGGATACCTATCTGCGTGAGCGTGGCAGCGATTTACGCGCGCTGGGCCAGCGGCTGGTATTCCATCTTGATGATACGATCCAGGGCAACACACAGTGGCCGGAACGTTTTATTCTGGTTGCCGATGAACTGACAGCCACTTTGCTGGCCGAAATGCCGCAAGACCGGCTGGCAGGCGTGGTAGTTCGCGACGGTGCAGCCAACTCGCATGCGGCGATTTTAGTGCGTGCGATGGGGGTGCCGACCATTATGGGTGCCGATATTCAGCCCGCACTGCTCAGCCAGCGACAACTGATCGTTGACGGCTACCGGGGTGAGTTGCTGATTGACCCGGAAGCTGTACTGGTTACGGAATACAAGCGTCTGATCAGTGAAGAAATGGAGCTGAGTCAGAAGGCTGAAGATGACGTTGAGCAACCCGCAGCGCTGAAAAGCGGCGAACGGGTGAAAGTGATGCTCAACGCCGGTCTGAGTGCGGATCACGAAAAACTGTTCGGTAGCCGCGTTGACGGCGTCGGGTTGTATCGCACCGAAATTCCTTTCATGTTGCAAAGCGGCTTCCCTTCTGAGGAAGAGCAGGTCGCGCAATATCAGGGCATGTTGCAGCTGTTTCCGCAAAAGCCGGTGACACTGCGAACGCTGGATATCGGCTCAGATAAACAATTGCCTTATATGCCGATCAGCGAGGAGAACCCTTGTCTGGGCTGGCGCGGTATTCGTATTACCCTCGATCAGCCTGAAATTTTCCTGATCCAGGTTCGTGCGATGTTGCGTGCCAATGCCGCAACCGGAAATCTCGGTATTCTTCTGCCGATGGTCACCAGCCTTGAAGAGATTGATGAGGCACGCCGTTTAATCGATCGCGCCGGACGTGAAGTGGAAGAACAGTTGGGTTACGCGCTGCCGCATACCCGTCTTGGCGTGATGATCGAAGTGCCGTCGATGGTCTTTATGCTGCCTGCATTGGCCGGAAGAGTGGAATTTATTTCCGTCGGCACCAACGACCTGACGCAATATCTGCTGGCTGTTGATCGCAACAATACCCGTGTCGCCGGGCTTTATGACAGCCTGCATCCGGCGATGCTGCGGGTGCTCAAACAAATTGTCACCACCGCTGAGGTGGCCGGACTGGATGTCAGCTTGTGCGGAGAGATGGCGGGTGATCCGATGGGGGCATTACTGCTTACCGGTATGGGCTTTCGTAATCTCAGCATGAACGGGCGCAGTGTTGCCCGTGTAAAATACCTGCTTCGCCGTATCGAACTACATGATGCTGAAGAGCTGGCCAGCCGGGTGTTACAGGCGCATTTCACGACGGACGTTCGTCATATGACCGCTGCTTTTATGGAAAGACGCGGGCTGGGCGGTCTGATCCGTGGGGGGAAATAA
- a CDS encoding prepilin-type N-terminal cleavage/methylation domain-containing protein: MNKSYSIQQGFSLTEALIAMLLLSVSLLGLLNYYQSLSQGFMRQWQVQQAWSEAHSQLEAYSVAGKGTEPFAKEWEYLITGTSDAQSCKLVTATIQTPTKYQAILRRLVCNLSL; the protein is encoded by the coding sequence ATGAATAAAAGCTATTCAATACAGCAAGGTTTCAGCCTCACGGAAGCGCTAATCGCCATGTTGCTCTTGTCAGTTTCCCTTCTGGGGCTGCTGAATTATTACCAGTCACTGAGCCAGGGTTTTATGCGTCAGTGGCAGGTTCAGCAGGCGTGGTCTGAAGCCCATTCACAGCTTGAAGCATATTCAGTGGCAGGAAAGGGTACAGAGCCTTTTGCGAAAGAGTGGGAATATCTGATTACTGGCACTTCAGACGCACAATCCTGCAAGTTGGTCACTGCGACAATTCAAACGCCGACAAAATATCAGGCAATATTGCGACGCCTGGTATGCAATTTGAGCCTCTGA
- the argA gene encoding amino-acid N-acetyltransferase produces the protein MKERSTELVQGFRHSVPYINAHRGKTFVVMLGGEAIEHENFSNIVNDIGLLHSLGIRLVVVYGARPQIDENLSEHNYEPIYHKNIRVTDARALELVKQAAGLLQLDITARLSMSLNNTPLQGAHINVVSGNFIIAQPLGVDDGIDYCHSGRIRRIDEEAIHRQLDSNAIVLLGPVAVSVTGESFNLTSEEVATQLAIKLKAEKMIGFCSSQGVINEEGNIISELFPNDAQQRIDQMESSGDYLSGTVRFLRGAVKACRSGVRRSHLISYQEDGALIQELFSRDGIGTQIVMESAEQVRRATINDIGGILELIRPLEQQGILVRRSREQLEMEIDKFTIIERDNLTIACAALYPFHDEGIGEMACVAVHPDYRSSSRGEMLLQRVASQAKLMGLNRLFVLTTRSIHWFQERGFKPAEVDVLPIQKQEMYNYQRRSKILIAEL, from the coding sequence GTGAAGGAACGTAGTACTGAACTGGTTCAGGGATTTCGCCACTCAGTTCCCTATATAAATGCTCACCGTGGCAAAACATTCGTTGTCATGCTCGGTGGAGAAGCCATTGAACATGAGAATTTCAGCAATATTGTCAATGATATCGGCCTGTTACACAGTTTAGGCATCCGTCTGGTAGTGGTTTATGGCGCCCGTCCGCAGATTGATGAGAACCTCTCTGAGCACAATTACGAACCGATTTATCATAAAAACATTCGCGTCACCGATGCCCGCGCGCTCGAACTGGTTAAGCAAGCCGCAGGTCTGCTACAACTCGATATCACAGCGCGGCTGTCAATGAGTCTGAATAATACGCCGCTCCAGGGTGCGCATATCAACGTCGTCAGCGGCAACTTTATTATTGCTCAGCCGCTGGGCGTTGATGACGGTATTGATTACTGTCACAGCGGCCGTATCCGTCGTATTGATGAAGAAGCCATTCACCGTCAGCTTGACAGCAATGCCATTGTCTTGCTCGGTCCGGTCGCAGTTTCGGTTACCGGTGAAAGCTTTAACCTGACATCAGAGGAAGTAGCGACACAACTGGCGATCAAACTGAAAGCGGAAAAAATGATCGGCTTCTGCTCTTCTCAGGGCGTGATCAATGAGGAGGGTAATATTATTTCCGAGCTGTTCCCCAACGATGCGCAGCAAAGAATTGATCAGATGGAATCCAGCGGCGATTATCTTTCCGGCACCGTTCGCTTCCTGCGCGGCGCGGTGAAAGCCTGCCGCAGCGGCGTACGTCGCAGCCATCTGATCAGTTATCAGGAAGACGGTGCGCTGATTCAGGAACTGTTCTCGCGCGATGGTATTGGTACGCAAATCGTGATGGAAAGTGCCGAGCAAGTTCGTCGTGCAACTATCAACGATATCGGTGGCATTCTGGAACTTATCCGTCCGCTGGAACAACAGGGTATTCTGGTACGTCGTTCCCGCGAACAGCTGGAAATGGAAATCGATAAATTTACCATTATCGAGCGGGATAACCTGACCATTGCCTGCGCGGCGCTTTACCCGTTCCATGATGAAGGGATTGGCGAAATGGCCTGCGTGGCGGTTCACCCGGACTACCGCAGCTCTTCACGCGGTGAAATGTTACTGCAACGCGTTGCCAGCCAGGCGAAACTCATGGGGCTGAACAGGCTGTTTGTACTGACGACCCGCAGTATTCACTGGTTCCAGGAACGTGGCTTTAAGCCAGCGGAAGTGGATGTATTACCGATTCAGAAACAGGAAATGTACAACTACCAGCGTCGCTCAAAAATACTGATCGCTGAACTGTAA
- a CDS encoding prepilin peptidase-dependent protein: MKTFERAGEQGMSLIEMMVVVALVAMCTLWGIHSWRSYQQALKLEQSAQQLRLYLSGMQAEANNYNRPAVLWVIGGFRGCVGTQARPSACHVAKGKIFSIAEPDIELLDSTDKNMGFYGLRNAAIAGHITMKNSAGSLRIILSVRGRLRMCSENQPLLGIGLCQ; encoded by the coding sequence ATGAAAACATTTGAGCGAGCAGGAGAGCAGGGAATGTCGTTGATCGAAATGATGGTTGTTGTGGCTCTGGTCGCCATGTGTACATTGTGGGGGATCCACAGCTGGCGCAGTTACCAGCAGGCATTGAAGCTTGAACAATCTGCTCAGCAGTTGCGTTTGTATCTATCCGGTATGCAGGCTGAAGCTAATAACTACAATCGCCCGGCAGTTTTATGGGTGATTGGCGGGTTCCGTGGTTGTGTGGGCACACAGGCTCGTCCTTCAGCATGTCACGTTGCGAAGGGTAAAATATTTTCCATTGCGGAACCGGATATCGAATTGCTCGATTCCACTGATAAAAACATGGGTTTTTACGGTCTGCGCAATGCAGCAATTGCCGGGCATATCACGATGAAAAATTCAGCAGGCAGTTTGCGAATCATTCTTTCCGTCAGAGGACGGTTACGTATGTGTAGTGAAAATCAGCCTTTACTGGGCATCGGGTTATGCCAGTGA
- the ptrA gene encoding pitrilysin: protein MLKQVTRVSGVLLLLTFWVPVVSSAADWQPFAQAINKSQNDPRQYQAIKLANDMTVLLVSDSQAPKSLAALAIPVGSLEDPNSQLGLAHYTEHMLLMGSKKYPQPESLSEFLKKHGGSHNGSTASYRTAFYLEVENDALPEAADRLADAIGEPLLDPANGDRERNAVNAELTMARSRDGMRMAQVRAETLNPQHPAARFSGGNLDTLKDKPGSKLHDQLTAFYQRYYSANLMVGVIYSNKTLPELAELASTTFGQIANHHAAVPPITVPTLTADQKGEFIHFVPAQPRKELRVEFAIDNNSADFRSKTDTYISYLIGNRSPNTLSDWLQKQGYADGISAGADPMVNRNMGVFNISVSLTDKGLAQRDTVISAIFSYLNEIRAQGIRKSYFDEIAHVMALDFRYPALTRDMDYVEWLVDTMLRVPVEHVLDSPYLTDQYDPKAIESRLTEMTPQNARYWIISPNEPHNKMAYFVNAPYEIDKVSPQTYSQWKALGQGISLSLPALNPYIPDSLALVTKDSTATKPELLVEDKGLRVFYMPSRYFADEPKANVTVSFRNEQSLSTAKNQVLYGLTDYLTGVAFDQLSYQASIGGITFGTSPDNGLQFTATGFTECLPDLLAALVDNYPDFKPTQEQLDQAKSWYLERLASADKGKAFELALQPVQLLSRVPYTERSEREKLVSAITLDDVNAYREQLVHHAAVEVMVVGNMTADQVKAMSSQIMQKLGAHGTQWWRGKQAVVTEPLKANIQRIGTSTDSALAAVYVPTGYDEVQGMAYSALLGQIIQPWFYSQLRTQEQLGYAVFAFPIPVGKQWGIGFLLQSNSKQPDYLYQRYLAFYPQAEKRLREMKDEEFLQYKQGLVNEMQQNPQTLDEEADRLGNDFSRGNPQFDTRTNVIRVIAGLTQTQLADYFHQAVIKQDGLTMLSQVSGNDSKTPQYAAPEGFKTWPDTSTLQQALEPRADK, encoded by the coding sequence ATGTTAAAACAGGTTACCCGCGTTTCCGGGGTACTGTTGTTATTGACCTTTTGGGTTCCTGTTGTTTCAAGTGCTGCCGACTGGCAGCCTTTTGCACAAGCTATCAATAAAAGTCAGAACGACCCTCGTCAGTATCAGGCAATAAAACTGGCCAATGATATGACCGTTTTGCTGGTTTCTGACTCTCAGGCACCTAAATCACTCGCTGCACTGGCCATTCCTGTGGGTTCGCTGGAAGATCCTAATTCTCAGTTAGGTCTTGCCCACTATACCGAGCACATGTTGCTGATGGGCTCGAAGAAATATCCTCAGCCGGAAAGCCTGTCTGAATTCCTTAAGAAACACGGTGGCAGCCACAATGGCAGCACAGCCTCTTATCGAACCGCGTTTTATCTTGAAGTCGAAAACGATGCCTTGCCAGAAGCAGCAGATCGCCTTGCGGATGCTATCGGCGAACCGTTGTTAGACCCCGCCAACGGGGACCGTGAACGTAATGCGGTGAACGCTGAACTGACCATGGCCCGTTCGCGTGACGGCATGCGGATGGCGCAAGTTCGCGCAGAAACATTAAACCCCCAGCATCCGGCAGCCCGGTTCTCAGGGGGAAATCTGGATACGTTGAAAGATAAACCTGGCAGTAAGCTTCATGACCAACTGACGGCTTTTTATCAGCGCTACTATTCCGCCAACCTGATGGTCGGTGTGATTTACAGCAATAAAACGTTGCCTGAACTTGCTGAGCTGGCTTCCACAACCTTTGGTCAGATCGCCAATCACCACGCAGCCGTGCCGCCGATTACGGTCCCGACATTAACTGCAGACCAAAAGGGTGAGTTTATCCATTTCGTTCCTGCACAGCCGCGCAAAGAATTACGGGTTGAATTTGCAATTGATAACAACAGTGCTGATTTTCGCAGTAAAACCGATACTTATATCAGCTACCTGATAGGTAACCGCAGCCCGAATACTCTATCTGACTGGTTACAGAAACAGGGCTACGCCGATGGGATCAGCGCAGGTGCGGACCCGATGGTTAACCGTAATATGGGCGTATTCAATATCTCTGTTTCCCTGACTGATAAGGGGCTGGCGCAGCGCGACACAGTTATTTCGGCCATTTTTAGCTATCTCAACGAAATACGCGCGCAGGGGATCCGGAAATCCTATTTTGATGAAATTGCCCATGTTATGGCGCTCGATTTCCGCTATCCGGCGCTGACGCGTGATATGGATTACGTCGAATGGCTGGTGGATACCATGCTGCGCGTTCCTGTCGAGCACGTTCTCGACTCGCCTTATCTGACTGACCAGTATGATCCCAAAGCGATTGAATCACGGCTCACTGAGATGACGCCGCAAAATGCGCGTTACTGGATCATCAGTCCGAACGAACCGCACAATAAAATGGCCTATTTTGTTAATGCCCCTTACGAGATTGATAAAGTCTCCCCGCAAACTTACTCGCAGTGGAAGGCGCTGGGGCAGGGGATTTCGCTGTCGTTGCCAGCGCTGAATCCTTACATTCCTGATTCGCTTGCGCTGGTCACTAAAGATTCGACAGCGACGAAACCTGAGCTGTTGGTTGAGGATAAGGGCTTGCGTGTGTTCTACATGCCGAGCCGGTATTTTGCTGATGAGCCTAAAGCAAATGTCACCGTTTCTTTTCGCAATGAGCAGTCGCTCAGCACCGCTAAAAATCAGGTGCTGTATGGCCTGACGGATTACCTCACCGGTGTGGCTTTTGATCAACTGAGTTATCAGGCATCCATTGGCGGGATCACGTTCGGGACATCTCCGGATAACGGTCTGCAATTTACTGCTACGGGTTTCACCGAGTGCCTGCCAGATTTACTGGCCGCGCTGGTCGATAACTACCCCGATTTCAAACCGACTCAGGAACAGCTTGATCAGGCAAAATCATGGTATCTCGAGCGTTTGGCTTCAGCAGATAAAGGAAAAGCCTTTGAGCTGGCGTTGCAACCGGTGCAGTTGCTTTCGCGGGTGCCTTATACTGAGCGCAGCGAGCGTGAAAAACTGGTTTCCGCCATCACCCTGGATGACGTTAACGCCTATCGTGAACAACTGGTTCACCATGCTGCCGTGGAAGTGATGGTCGTGGGGAACATGACGGCTGATCAGGTTAAAGCGATGTCTTCGCAAATCATGCAAAAGCTGGGCGCGCATGGAACGCAGTGGTGGCGTGGAAAGCAGGCCGTGGTGACTGAGCCGCTGAAAGCCAACATCCAGCGTATCGGGACCAGTACGGACTCAGCGCTGGCTGCGGTATATGTTCCCACCGGTTATGATGAAGTTCAGGGCATGGCGTACAGCGCTTTGCTGGGACAGATTATTCAGCCGTGGTTCTACAGCCAGCTTCGGACACAGGAACAACTGGGTTACGCGGTGTTTGCTTTTCCTATTCCGGTAGGAAAACAGTGGGGGATTGGGTTCCTGCTGCAAAGTAACAGTAAGCAACCTGATTACCTGTATCAGCGCTATCTGGCATTTTATCCGCAGGCTGAAAAACGTCTGCGTGAAATGAAGGATGAGGAGTTCCTGCAATACAAACAGGGACTGGTAAACGAAATGCAGCAAAATCCGCAGACGTTAGATGAGGAAGCCGATCGTCTGGGGAATGATTTCAGTCGCGGCAATCCGCAATTTGATACCCGCACGAATGTGATCCGGGTTATTGCCGGGCTGACGCAAACTCAGCTGGCTGATTACTTCCATCAGGCAGTCATTAAGCAGGATGGCCTGACGATGCTGTCACAGGTGTCAGGTAATGACAGCAAAACGCCACAATACGCGGCGCCTGAGGGCTTTAAAACCTGGCCTGATACATCCACGTTGCAACAGGCGCTGGAACCGCGCGCTGATAAATAA